In a single window of the Streptococcus ilei genome:
- a CDS encoding immunity 22 family protein encodes METENTVSIWIGNFATKLDLDEFINLKYDEEGEVVPSLFYNQYNIDIDDIDDYLIEKEVFETSFTNLFDMLKEASYNNIIVNNLKQKGINPNIEPNNALILIYNYQFDSNTLRTISTEFIATVEYK; translated from the coding sequence ATGGAAACAGAAAACACAGTGTCAATTTGGATTGGCAACTTTGCTACTAAGTTAGATTTAGATGAGTTTATAAATTTGAAATATGATGAAGAAGGGGAGGTGGTTCCGTCATTGTTTTATAATCAATACAATATTGATATTGATGACATTGATGATTACTTAATTGAAAAAGAAGTTTTTGAAACCAGCTTTACAAATTTGTTTGACATGCTAAAGGAGGCATCCTATAATAATATTATTGTAAACAATTTAAAGCAAAAAGGCATAAATCCCAATATTGAACCCAATAATGCGTTGATTTTGATATATAATTATCAGTTTGATAGCAATACTTTACGAACAATTAGCACAGAATTTATAGCGACTGTAGAGTACAAATAA
- a CDS encoding T6SS immunity protein Tdi1 domain-containing protein: MLENFIKEADMPQEVIEKYKDQVPAELVQIWQEDGLGTFLDGYLKVINPDDYLELLQDSYFRGDVAFPMFVTAFGDIITWEENAYVGIVQYNIQDLDIMIKRMDRFIEYVDDEDFKDDYFDIPLYKKAVAKHGQLAYDECFGFVPLLALGGFKDVDHMDKVKVLEHIYLMYQLTGGVMDD, translated from the coding sequence ATGTTAGAAAACTTTATAAAAGAGGCAGATATGCCCCAAGAAGTTATTGAAAAATACAAGGACCAAGTCCCTGCTGAGTTGGTTCAAATTTGGCAGGAGGATGGCTTGGGAACCTTTTTAGATGGTTATCTCAAAGTCATTAATCCAGACGACTATCTTGAACTTCTCCAAGATAGTTATTTCAGAGGAGATGTCGCTTTTCCTATGTTCGTAACAGCATTTGGAGATATTATTACTTGGGAAGAGAATGCCTATGTGGGAATTGTCCAATATAATATTCAGGATTTGGATATTATGATTAAGCGTATGGATCGTTTCATAGAGTATGTTGATGATGAAGATTTCAAAGACGATTATTTCGATATTCCACTCTACAAAAAAGCTGTTGCCAAACATGGGCAATTGGCCTACGATGAATGTTTCGGTTTTGTTCCTTTGCTAGCTTTGGGAGGCTTTAAAGATGTGGATCACATGGATAAAGTAAAAGTCCTAGAGCACATTTACCTCATGTACCAGCTCACAGGCGGAGTGATGGACGATTGA